A genome region from Anopheles stephensi strain Indian chromosome 2, UCI_ANSTEP_V1.0, whole genome shotgun sequence includes the following:
- the LOC118507999 gene encoding chorion peroxidase isoform X2 has translation MVMVDERTPLTSDLSGPLPLVSGPSGNVHHLKSHESVRERQVRTFQCWICSAIMGAFALAIVISISYIIFGDATKPPLDGANATAADFPELLNLISFPLVDELPPQWNGTDVSEDAKAAAIAEGEKALGDKELLEETLSSPPVNSPSFRHQKSVGATVAARLAAKVGFVEDRATKALVRKLDIRHRGSVGRGPVMNLPRTHRHPQCDFNARYRSANGTCNNKERPYEYGVAMIPFRRQLNPDYGDGISAPRASVDGTELPSARQVSLDIHRPSYHSDPNFSVMLAVWGQFLDHDITSTALNQGVDGKPIECCDPGQPQHPECFPVPLGPGDPYYHQYNVTCMNFVRSVPAPTGHFGPRQQLNQATAYIDGSVVYGSDEERMKKLRTGEGGRLRMLRTPDGRQLLPVSTDPLDGCNEQEMNAAGKYCFESGDTRANENLHLTSMHLIWARHHNSLADGLARVNPHWDDERLFQEARRILAAQMQHITYAEFVPVIVGNATAARMDLLPESTGRDDTYNASVDASIANVFAGAAFRFAHTLLPGLMKKTRNPTSSSSGIELHRMLFNPYSLYAHDGLDNALGGAMSTSLAKYDQYFSTELTEKLFEKADEHLLHNHPCGLDLVSLNIQRGRDHGLPAYPRWRKHCHLTPADSWAELERIVDPESFRQMKSIYRDPANVDVYSGALSEPPVKDGIVGPLLTCLLADQFLRLKQGDSFWYERRRGPQRFTEGQLQQIYDTKLSSIICRNSDNIEQSPVHLMKRTDSRTNPETDCKQLDTFDFEPFREDKDAEPQHTRSAKIATDRVKVLVMEPKSAGTTTTRTTIEPEMVERDKATDSTTMITTTESLPTTLSNTVSGV, from the exons ATGGTCATGGTTGATGAACGAACGCCATTAACGTCGGATCTTTCCGGTCCACTGCCGCTGGTGTCGGGTCCGTCGGGAAATGTGCATCACCTCAAGTCCCACGAAAGTGTTCGCGAGCGTCAAGTTCGAACGTTTCAGTGCTGGATATGTTCGGCCATCAT GGGTGCATTCGCGCTGGCGATCGTGATCAGCATTAGTTACATCATATTCGGCGATGCGACGAAGCCGCCTCTCGATGGGGCCAATGCGACGGCGGCGGATTTCCCTGAGCTCTTAAATCTCATTAGTTTCCCGCTGGTCG ATGAGCTGCCTCCCCAGTGGAATGGGACGGATGTGAGTGAAGATGCAAAAGCGGCCGCAATAGCGGAAGGCGAGAAGGCGCTCGGCGATAAGGAGCTGTTGGAGGAGACGCTTTCGTCCCCCCCGGTTAACTCACCCTCCTTCCGCCATCAGAAGTCGGTCGGTGCAACGGTTGCTGCACGGCTAGCGGCCAAGGTGGGATTTGTGGAGGATCGGGCTACGAAAGCGTTGGTGCGAAAGCTTGACATCCGTCACCGCGGTTCGGTTGGTCGAGGGCCGGTGATGAACTTGCCGCGAACGCACCGTCATCCGCAGTGTGATTTTAACGCGCGCTACCGGTCGGCCAATGGGACTTGCAACAACAAGGAGCGTCCGTACGAGTATGGTGTCGCGATGATACCGTTCCGTCGTCAGTTGAATCCGGACTATGGTGATGGCATTTCGGCGCCACGTGCTTCCGTCGACGGTACCGAGCTGCCCAGTGCCCGCCAAGTTTCGCTGGACATTCACCGCCCGTCGTACCACAGTGATCCGAACTTTAGCGTAATGCTAGCGGTGTGGGGACAGTTTCTCGATCATGACATTACTTCAACGGCACTGAACCAGGGCGTCGATGGGAAACCTATTGAGTGCTGTGATCCGGGGCAGCCCCAACACCCGGAATGTTTCCCCGTTCCGCTGGGTCCAGGTGATCCGTACTATCATCAGTACAATGTAACCTGCATGAACTTTGTACGCTCCGTACCGGCACCGACGGGTCATTTTGGTCCGCGGCAGCAACTTAATCAAGCCACGGCGTACATTGACGGCTCGGTCGTGTATGGTTCGGACGAGGAACGTATGAAGAAGCTACGGACAGGGGAGGGTGGTCGACTACGAATGCTCCGAACACCGGACGGTCGACAGCTGCTGCCCGTTTCGACTGATCCGCTCGACGGGTGTAACGAACAGGAGATGAATGCTGCCGGCAAATATTGCTTCGAGTCGGGTGACACACGTGCCAACGAAAATCTTCACCTTACCTCGATGCACTTGATCTGGGCCCGGCACCATAACAGTCTGGCCGATGGATTAGCCCGCGTCAATCCGCACTGGGACGATGAACGGTTGTTCCAGGAAGCGCGGCGCATACTTGCCGCCCAGATGCAACACATCACGTACGCTGAGTTTGTGCCGGTCATTGTCGGCAATGCGACGGCCGCCCGGATGGATCTGCTGCCCGAATCGACCGGTCGCGATGATACGTACAACGCGTCGGTTGATGCTTCGATCGCGAACGTGTTTGCTGGGGCGGCCTTCCGGTTCGCGCACACGCTACTTCCGGGGCTGATGAAAAAAACGCGCAATCCAACGTCGTCCAGCTCGGGCATCGAGCTACACCGGATGCTGTTCAATCCTTACTCGCTGTACGCACACGACGGGCTGGATAATGCGCTCGGTGGCGCTATGAGCACATCGTTGGCGAAATACGACCAATACTTCTCGACCGAGCTGACCGAGAAGCTGTTCGAGAAGGCGGACGAACATCTGCTGCACAATCATCCGTGTGGGTTGGATCTGGTGTCGCTCAACATTCAACGCGGTCGGGATCATGGACTGCCGGCCTATCCCCGCTGGCGTAAGCACTGCCATCTAACGCCGGCCGATAGCTGGGCCGAGCTGGAGCGTATCGTTGATCCGGAGTCGTTCCGGCAGATGAAGAGCATCTATCGCGACCCGGCCAATGTGGACGTTTATTCGGGTGCTTTGAGTGAGCCACCGGTGAAGGATGGTATTGTGGGACCGCTGCTTACGTGCCTGCTGGCCGATCAATTCTTGCGGTTGAAGCAGGGTGATTCTTTCTGGTACGAGCGGCGACGAGGACCTCAACGGTTCACTGAAG GCCAACTGCAGCAAATTTACGACACAAAGCTGTCGAGCATTATCTGCCGCAACTCGGACAACATAGAGCAGTCGCCCGTTCACCTGATGAAGCGCACCGACTCGCGGACGAATCCCGAGACGGACTGCAAGCAGTTGGACACGTTCGACTTTGAACCGTTCCGCGAAGACAAGGACGCAGAACCGCAGCATACTCGGTCCGCTAAAATAGCAACCGATCGGGTGAAGGTGCTTGTGATGGAACCGAAGTCAGCCGGAACTACCACGACACGCACTACAATCGAGCCGGAAATGGTGGAGAGAGACAAGGCAACGGATTCTACCACGATGATAACGACGACTGAGTCTCTGCCGACGACACTGTCGAATACGGTTTCTGGGGTGTAA